From the Methanosarcinales archaeon genome, the window CGCCATGGCCCTGGCAATGCACAACCTCTGCTGCTGCCCGCCGCTCAAACCCATTGCCGAAGAATGGAGTCTATCCTCGATCTCATCCCATAAAGCTGCGGATTTTACCGTTTCTTCCACGATGGCATCCAGTTCGGACTTATCCTTTATCCCATGTATCTTTGGTCCATAGGCAATGTTCTCATAAATGGATTTAGGGAACGGATTGGGTTTTTGGAATACCATTCCCACTTTTTTCCTCAGTCCCACCACGTCCACATCAGATGAATATATGTCCTGGCCGTTATAGAATACACTTCCCGTTGTCCTGGAAATTGGAATTACTTCGTTCATCCGGTTCAATGCTCGCAGGAACGTGGATTTACCGCAGCCTGACGGTCCGATAATCGCAGTGATCTTATGTTTGGCGATCTTCAGGTCAACATTTTTTATAGCTTGCGTGGAGCCGAACCAGATGTCCAAACCAGAGCTTTGTAGTATTATTTCTTCATTTTCCAGCATCTACCAGTCCTTCCTTTTCCTGTACCTGTATCTAACAAACAGGGCAATGAATGTCATGGAAAATATCAACGCTACCAGCACAAGTGCCGTCCCTGCCGCATATGCCTGGGCCTGGGGGTGAACGTGCTGGGTGGCAAGTATGAACATATGATACGGCAGGACCATGAACTTATCAAAGGGAGAATTAGGCAGTCCCCGCATATAAAAGGTTGCCCCAACCACGATAATGGGTGCGGTTTCACCCATGGCCCGGGCCAGTCCGATAATAGAACCTGTGATCATGCCCGATGCTGCGTATGGCAGCACATTTGTGCGTACGGCCTGCCATCTGCTGGCACCCAGGGCATATGCACCTTCCCGAAATGACCGGGGAACTGTCTTCAGGGATTCTTCACTGGCAGTGATCACCCAGGGGATGGTCATACCTGAGAGGGTAAGGGAGGCTGCAATAATGGATGTCCCAAAATTCAGCATCTGGACAAATACTGCGAACCCAAATATCCCATAGATGATGGAAGGCACTCCTGCCAGATTTCTAATGGCCAGCCTGATCATCCTGATCAGGAACGAATGCCCTGCATATTCATTTAGATAGACGGCACAGGATACTCCCACAGGAATACTGAACACTGCCACACCCACTCCCAGATAAAAGGTTCCCACGATGGCAGGATAGATCCCACCGGCTGTAATATCGCTGTTCACCCACATTTCTGTGAGAAAACGAAAACTTATGACTCCCAACCCCATGTGGATCACATAGAGCAGTACTATTACAATGATCCCCAGGCTGACAAGGCCGGTGAGCCTGAAAAGGTTGAAATACAGTTTCTGCTTAATGTGGGGTTTCACATCTTCCCCTCCTGCCTGTGTAAATAAATGTCTGCTGCAAAGTTCACAGCAAAGGTCATGATAAAGAGCACCAGACCCACAGCATACAGCGCCTGGTAATGCAGGTCTCCTACGACCACTTCCTTGATCTCAATGGCAATAGTGGCAGTCATTGGACGGACAGGGTCAAAAAAACCGGTAGGAAAAGCCCTTGCATTCCCTGCCACCATAAGCACTACCATGGTCTCACCCACCACGCGCCCCAGTCCCAGCATAACAGCAGCTAAGATACCTGACATGGCTGACGGTACCACCACGTTTCGGATGGTCTGCCAATTGTTGGCACCAAGAGCCAGGCTGGCATCAGTATAGCCTTTTGGTACCGAGGTTATGGCATCCTCTGATATGCTTATGATGGTGGGAAGAGCCATTATGGCTACCAGTATGGATGCTGTGAATGCATTCAGTCCGCTGCTCAGTCCGAACACATTTGCAACTGCCGGGGCAAGTACTAACAAACCCAGCATCCCCAGCACCACACTGGGGAGGGCTGCGATCATCTCTATGGCAGGCTTTAACAGTTCTCTGACCGAAGGTGATGCGATCTGTGCAATATATATGGCACACGCCACACCAAGGGGTACGGCAATGATGAGGGAGAACACGGCAATATAAAGGGTTCCGACCACCAGCGACAGAATGCCCCAGCTGGGCTGTACATAGGATGTTGGGTTCCAGTCTGTACTGAAAAAGAACTCGAAAAGGGAGATGTGAGTAAATGCCTGCAGACCAATGACTGCAAGAAATATAAAAATACCCAGGACTAAAGCTATGGTGGATATGCCGTTTATTGCAAAAAACCATGCAATGAGTTTGTCAGTCAATTTCTTTTTGAACATAATGAACATCTCCAGTTGCATAAATTCCCAAAACATCTTTCGGCGAATAACGCACTGCCAATACTCTTATTAGAGACTTTTTATTATTTTCTGATAATGGCCAATATAGGTCAATTTAA encodes:
- the pstA gene encoding phosphate ABC transporter permease PstA, which encodes MKPHIKQKLYFNLFRLTGLVSLGIIVIVLLYVIHMGLGVISFRFLTEMWVNSDITAGGIYPAIVGTFYLGVGVAVFSIPVGVSCAVYLNEYAGHSFLIRMIRLAIRNLAGVPSIIYGIFGFAVFVQMLNFGTSIIAASLTLSGMTIPWVITASEESLKTVPRSFREGAYALGASRWQAVRTNVLPYAASGMITGSIIGLARAMGETAPIIVVGATFYMRGLPNSPFDKFMVLPYHMFILATQHVHPQAQAYAAGTALVLVALIFSMTFIALFVRYRYRKRKDW
- a CDS encoding phosphate ABC transporter ATP-binding protein — encoded protein: MLENEEIILQSSGLDIWFGSTQAIKNVDLKIAKHKITAIIGPSGCGKSTFLRALNRMNEVIPISRTTGSVFYNGQDIYSSDVDVVGLRKKVGMVFQKPNPFPKSIYENIAYGPKIHGIKDKSELDAIVEETVKSAALWDEIEDRLHSSAMGLSGGQQQRLCIARAMAVKPEIILMDEPCSALDPISTAKIEDLMIELKQDYTVIIVTHNMMQAARVSDYTAYFLLGELIEYSETKDLFEYPKDKRTEDYITGRFG
- the pstC gene encoding phosphate ABC transporter permease subunit PstC; the encoded protein is MFKKKLTDKLIAWFFAINGISTIALVLGIFIFLAVIGLQAFTHISLFEFFFSTDWNPTSYVQPSWGILSLVVGTLYIAVFSLIIAVPLGVACAIYIAQIASPSVRELLKPAIEMIAALPSVVLGMLGLLVLAPAVANVFGLSSGLNAFTASILVAIMALPTIISISEDAITSVPKGYTDASLALGANNWQTIRNVVVPSAMSGILAAVMLGLGRVVGETMVVLMVAGNARAFPTGFFDPVRPMTATIAIEIKEVVVGDLHYQALYAVGLVLFIMTFAVNFAADIYLHRQEGKM